Proteins found in one Geomonas subterranea genomic segment:
- a CDS encoding pyrimidine/purine nucleoside phosphorylase has product MSEFNNVTVVKEANVYFDGGVTSRTIFFADGSRKTLGIMMPGEYTFNTGSAELMEIMSGEMTVLLPGSPDWVAIKGGEAFEVPENSSFQLKVTAVSDYCCSFL; this is encoded by the coding sequence GTGTCTGAATTCAACAACGTAACGGTCGTCAAAGAGGCCAATGTCTATTTCGACGGTGGCGTGACCAGCCGTACCATTTTCTTCGCCGACGGGTCCCGCAAGACCCTGGGTATCATGATGCCCGGCGAGTACACTTTCAATACCGGTTCCGCCGAGCTTATGGAGATCATGTCCGGCGAGATGACCGTGCTGCTCCCCGGTTCCCCGGACTGGGTCGCCATCAAGGGAGGGGAGGCCTTCGAGGTGCCGGAAAACTCCAGCTTCCAGCTCAAGGTCACCGCCGTCTCGGACTACTGCTGCTCTTTCCTTTAA
- the glnA gene encoding type I glutamate--ammonia ligase: MTPKQVVEFAKENGVLMVDFKFMDFVGIWQHFTVPMSEFGEDTFEEGQGFDGSSIRGWQPIHASDMIILPDPTTAKMDPFTAVPTLSLICDIFDPITKESYSRDPRNIAKKGENYLKSTGLADTAYFGPEAEFFIFDDVRYDSTANSSFYAVDSVEGAWNTGREEFPNLGYKPRHKEGYFPVAPTDSQNDLRNEMVMELQKVGIRVECQHHEVATGGQAEIDMRFSSMVDMADQLQWFKYVIKNVANRNGKTVTFMPKPLYGDNGSGMHCHMSLWKDGTNLFAGDKYGGLSQMALYYIGGIIKHARALCAFTNPTTNSYKRLVPGFEAPVNMAYSSRNRSASLRIPMFSSNPKAKRIEYRTPDPSCNGYLAFAAMLMAGLDGIENKIDPGQPLDKDIYGLSPEELSTIPSAPGSLEEALNALKEDHDFLLKGDVFTPDVIDKWIEYKTEAEINPVRMRPVPLEFALYFDI; encoded by the coding sequence ATGACACCAAAACAAGTAGTGGAGTTTGCCAAAGAAAACGGCGTGCTGATGGTCGATTTCAAATTCATGGACTTCGTCGGCATCTGGCAGCACTTCACCGTGCCGATGAGCGAGTTCGGCGAGGATACCTTCGAGGAAGGTCAGGGCTTCGACGGCTCCTCCATCCGTGGCTGGCAGCCGATTCACGCTTCCGATATGATCATACTACCGGATCCGACCACCGCTAAAATGGATCCCTTCACCGCGGTCCCGACCCTCTCCCTGATCTGCGACATCTTCGACCCGATCACCAAGGAAAGCTACTCCCGCGACCCGCGTAACATCGCGAAAAAAGGTGAGAACTATCTCAAGTCGACCGGCCTCGCCGACACCGCATACTTCGGGCCGGAAGCCGAGTTCTTCATCTTCGACGACGTCCGTTACGACTCCACCGCCAACTCCTCCTTCTACGCCGTAGACTCCGTAGAGGGCGCCTGGAACACCGGCCGTGAAGAGTTCCCGAACCTCGGCTACAAGCCGCGTCACAAGGAAGGCTACTTCCCGGTTGCCCCGACCGACTCCCAGAACGATCTCCGCAACGAGATGGTGATGGAGCTCCAGAAGGTCGGCATCCGCGTCGAGTGCCAGCACCACGAAGTCGCCACCGGCGGCCAGGCCGAGATCGACATGCGCTTCTCCTCGATGGTCGACATGGCTGACCAGCTCCAGTGGTTCAAGTACGTCATCAAAAACGTAGCGAACCGCAACGGCAAGACCGTCACCTTCATGCCCAAGCCGCTCTACGGCGACAACGGCTCCGGCATGCACTGCCACATGTCCCTGTGGAAAGACGGCACCAACCTCTTCGCCGGCGACAAATACGGCGGGCTTTCCCAGATGGCTCTGTACTACATCGGCGGCATCATCAAGCACGCCCGCGCCCTATGCGCCTTCACCAACCCGACCACCAACTCCTACAAGCGTCTGGTGCCGGGCTTCGAGGCTCCGGTGAACATGGCTTACTCCAGCCGTAACCGTTCCGCTTCGCTGCGCATCCCGATGTTCTCCTCCAACCCGAAGGCGAAGAGGATCGAGTACCGTACGCCGGACCCGTCCTGCAACGGCTACCTCGCCTTTGCCGCCATGCTGATGGCGGGCCTCGACGGCATCGAGAACAAGATCGATCCGGGCCAGCCGCTGGACAAGGACATCTACGGTCTTTCCCCGGAAGAGCTCTCCACCATCCCGTCCGCTCCGGGGAGCCTGGAGGAGGCGCTCAACGCCCTCAAAGAAGACCACGACTTCCTGCTCAAGGGCGACGTCTTCACCCCGGACGTCATCGACAAGTGGATCGAGTACAAAACCGAAGCCGAAATCAACCCGGTCCGCATGCGTCCGGTACCGCTCGAGTTCGCTCTATACTTCGATATCTAA
- a CDS encoding P-II family nitrogen regulator produces the protein MKKVEAIIKPFKLDEVKEALNEIGIQGITIGEVKGFGRQKGHTELYRGAEYVVDFIPKIKMEIIVSDEVVSKVVDAIEQAAKTGRIGDGKIFVTPVEEVVRIRTGERGEDAL, from the coding sequence TTGAAAAAAGTGGAAGCAATCATAAAACCTTTCAAGCTTGATGAAGTCAAAGAAGCACTCAATGAGATCGGCATCCAGGGTATCACCATCGGTGAGGTGAAGGGGTTCGGTCGTCAGAAGGGGCACACCGAGTTGTACCGCGGCGCCGAGTACGTGGTTGATTTCATTCCCAAAATCAAGATGGAGATCATCGTCTCTGACGAAGTGGTCAGCAAGGTTGTCGACGCCATTGAGCAGGCCGCGAAAACCGGGCGCATTGGCGACGGCAAGATCTTCGTCACTCCCGTGGAAGAGGTGGTTCGGATCAGGACCGGTGAGAGGGGCGAAGACGCTCTCTAA
- a CDS encoding glutamine synthetase III family protein yields the protein MEMFGQNVFNQSVMREKLPKAVFKNLKKTIDEGLPLDPSIADVVAAAMKEWAVERGATHFTHWFQPMTGITAEKHDAFLSPTENGALLEFSGKELVKGEPDASSFPSGGLRATFEARGYTAWDCTSPAFLREEADVVTLCIPTAFCSYTGEALDKKVPLLRSMEALSTQAVRVLRLFGNTDVTRVTSTVGAEQEYFLVDKSFYLQRPDLMMAGRTLFGAMSSKGQEMEDHYFGSIKERVLSYMKEVNEELWKLGVTAKTQHNEVAPGQFEIAPIFENTNIATDHNQMVMEVLKRVALRHDMVCLLHEKPFAGVNGSGKHNNWSMSSNDGQNLLEPGHTPHENAQFLTFLMATIKAVDTFAGLLRCSCANAGNDHRLGANEAPPAIISVFLGEQLADIIDQIVAGVTKSSSLSGHMDIGVNTLPSLPKDATDRNRTSPFAFTGNKFEFRMLGSSFSISGPNIIINTIIAQALKEFADVLEKSTNFDADLDKLLQETAKKHQRVIFNGNNYSDEWVQEAAKRGLPNIPNTPDALKELISKEAVEVFAAHNVFNDKEVHARYEIMVEQYVKTLNIEALTMIDMANHSIIPTAIEYATTVASSINAVTAVSSKLDVSTQKELLEELSDKLAAMSANTKALEKALEDAVAIGDADKQAAAFRESVFTKMLELRTTGDALEKIIAAKYWPLPTYREMLFVL from the coding sequence GTGGAGATGTTCGGGCAAAACGTGTTTAACCAGTCTGTCATGAGAGAGAAGCTGCCGAAAGCTGTTTTCAAGAACCTCAAGAAAACCATAGACGAAGGTCTGCCGCTGGATCCCTCCATTGCAGATGTTGTTGCAGCGGCAATGAAAGAGTGGGCCGTTGAAAGAGGCGCTACGCACTTCACTCATTGGTTCCAGCCGATGACCGGCATCACCGCGGAAAAGCATGACGCCTTCCTTTCGCCCACCGAGAACGGGGCACTGCTGGAGTTCTCCGGTAAAGAGCTAGTCAAGGGCGAGCCCGATGCCTCCTCTTTCCCGAGCGGCGGCTTGAGAGCCACCTTTGAAGCCAGGGGCTATACCGCCTGGGACTGCACCTCGCCTGCCTTCCTGAGAGAAGAGGCTGACGTCGTCACCCTCTGTATCCCCACCGCATTCTGCTCCTACACCGGTGAGGCTCTGGACAAGAAGGTCCCTCTGCTTCGTTCCATGGAAGCGCTTTCCACGCAGGCAGTGCGTGTTCTCAGGCTGTTCGGCAATACCGATGTCACCAGGGTCACCTCGACTGTCGGAGCCGAGCAGGAATACTTCCTGGTCGACAAGTCTTTCTACCTGCAAAGACCCGACCTGATGATGGCCGGCAGAACCCTTTTCGGCGCCATGTCCTCGAAAGGGCAGGAAATGGAAGACCACTACTTCGGCAGCATCAAGGAAAGAGTGCTGTCGTACATGAAGGAAGTGAATGAAGAGCTGTGGAAACTCGGCGTCACCGCTAAAACCCAGCACAACGAAGTAGCGCCCGGACAGTTTGAAATCGCGCCGATTTTTGAAAACACCAACATCGCCACTGACCACAACCAGATGGTCATGGAAGTCCTCAAGCGTGTCGCCCTCAGGCACGACATGGTCTGCCTGCTGCACGAGAAACCGTTTGCCGGCGTCAACGGTTCAGGCAAGCACAACAACTGGTCCATGAGCTCGAACGACGGGCAGAACCTGCTTGAGCCGGGGCACACCCCCCATGAAAATGCCCAGTTCCTGACCTTCCTCATGGCAACCATCAAAGCCGTGGACACCTTTGCCGGGCTCCTGCGCTGCTCCTGCGCCAACGCCGGCAACGACCATCGACTGGGCGCCAACGAAGCACCTCCGGCGATCATCTCGGTCTTCCTCGGCGAGCAGCTTGCCGACATCATCGACCAGATCGTGGCGGGCGTAACGAAATCGTCCTCCCTGAGCGGTCACATGGACATCGGCGTAAATACCCTTCCCTCGCTGCCCAAGGACGCCACCGACAGGAACAGGACCTCCCCGTTCGCCTTTACCGGCAACAAGTTTGAATTCAGGATGCTCGGTTCGTCCTTCTCCATCTCGGGCCCCAACATCATCATCAACACCATCATTGCCCAGGCATTGAAGGAATTCGCCGACGTGCTGGAGAAATCCACCAACTTCGACGCCGACCTCGACAAGCTGCTTCAGGAAACCGCGAAAAAGCACCAGCGCGTGATCTTTAACGGCAACAACTACTCCGACGAGTGGGTTCAGGAAGCAGCGAAACGCGGCCTGCCGAACATCCCCAACACTCCTGACGCGCTCAAGGAGCTGATCTCCAAGGAAGCGGTCGAGGTGTTCGCTGCTCACAATGTATTCAACGACAAAGAAGTCCATGCACGTTACGAAATCATGGTCGAGCAGTACGTCAAGACCCTGAACATCGAAGCGCTCACCATGATCGACATGGCCAACCACAGCATTATCCCTACGGCCATTGAATACGCGACTACCGTGGCATCATCCATCAATGCTGTTACCGCCGTGTCCAGCAAACTGGATGTCTCGACGCAGAAGGAACTGCTGGAAGAACTCAGCGACAAGCTGGCCGCGATGAGCGCCAATACCAAGGCGCTGGAGAAGGCGCTTGAAGACGCCGTTGCCATTGGCGATGCCGATAAGCAGGCGGCCGCATTCAGAGAAAGCGTATTCACCAAGATGCTTGAGCTGCGTACCACCGGTGATGCGCTGGAGAAAATCATAGCTGCCAAATACTGGCCGCTGCCGACCTACAGGGAAATGCTGTTCGTCCTGTAA
- a CDS encoding M23 family metallopeptidase, which produces MKKKAVALRGNGTSRLAGRLLPAAVLCALAVSPAQADFFRYTDENGVEVFTNAPTNSGAVRVLREAKKPKQNTKLQQPASGKEAPDFSGIDAKLPVQGVITSGYGMRHDPIDGSPRHHNGVDIAVPTGTRVKAIAAGRVVESGARGGYGNLVTIQHADGMVSMYGHNFQLEVRVGDQVEAGQTVALSGSTGRSTGPHVHFELWKNGVNVTRNYLDTGAGIPEVTGSIRSYLHKDGSLVFTNMN; this is translated from the coding sequence GTGAAGAAAAAGGCAGTCGCACTACGAGGGAACGGGACATCACGGCTGGCTGGCAGACTCCTGCCTGCAGCGGTGCTTTGCGCGCTCGCCGTCTCGCCGGCTCAGGCCGACTTTTTCCGCTACACCGACGAGAACGGCGTTGAGGTCTTCACCAACGCCCCTACCAACAGCGGGGCGGTCCGGGTGCTGCGCGAGGCAAAGAAGCCCAAGCAAAACACGAAGCTGCAGCAGCCGGCATCAGGGAAGGAGGCTCCGGACTTCTCCGGCATCGATGCGAAACTTCCGGTACAGGGCGTTATCACCTCGGGGTACGGCATGCGGCACGACCCGATCGACGGCAGCCCGAGGCATCATAACGGGGTGGACATCGCGGTACCGACCGGCACCAGGGTAAAGGCGATCGCGGCAGGCAGGGTGGTAGAGAGCGGAGCGCGCGGCGGATACGGCAACCTGGTCACCATCCAGCATGCCGACGGCATGGTTTCCATGTACGGCCACAATTTCCAGCTCGAGGTCAGGGTGGGGGACCAGGTGGAGGCGGGGCAGACCGTGGCGCTGTCAGGATCGACCGGCAGATCGACTGGGCCCCACGTCCATTTCGAACTCTGGAAAAACGGCGTCAACGTGACGCGGAACTACCTCGACACCGGGGCCGGCATCCCCGAAGTCACCGGCAGCATCAGAAGCTACCTGCACAAGGACGGCTCGCTGGTGTTCACCAACATGAACTAG